The genomic stretch TTTGAGGGGTATGGCCGGGAGAAGGGAATAAATCCGGAGTATCGTCTTTTCTATAAAGTGAATTTTGATGGTTCCGATTTGACATTGTTGACTCCCGGAGACGGGTTTCATTCGATTGATCTGGCCAAGAACGGGAAATATCTGATTGATAATTATTCCCGGGCGGATCAGGAGCCGATTGCCGAATTGAGAGACACGAAGGGAAGGAAAATTATGGAATTGGAACGTCCCGATTTGCGTTTGCTGTACGAGATGGGATGGAGGAAGCCGGAACGAATAAAAGTGAAAGCGGCTGATGGGATTACGGATCTTTATGGTGTGATGTATCGACCTTTTGATATGGACTCGACACGGAAGTACCCGATTATCATAAATGTGTACCCGGGACCGCAAGAGAATTTTGTTCCACAGTCTTTCACGTTGGATGATAATGGAAACGAGTCTTTGGCTCAGTTAGGTTTTATCGTGATTAATGTCGGTTTTCGGGGCAGTTGTTTTACCCGGGGACGGAATTACCATTGTTTCGGGTATGGGAATTTGAGGGATTATGCTTTGGCGGATTGTAAGTTCGTGATCGAACAGTTGGCTAATCGATATTCTTTTATTGATTTGGACCGGGTGGGAATTTACGGACATTCCGGGGGTGGTTTTATGGCTGCGGCTTCTATTCTGACGTATCCGGATTTCTATAAGGTTGCGGTTGCCGCATCCGGTAATCATGATAATAATATATATACGAAATGGTGGGGTGAAACTTATCATGGCGTGAAAATGCATGAGAAGAAGGTGGAAAAGCGGGATAGCGTGGTGTATTCGTTTGGATCCAAGATCCCTACAACGATTGAATTAGCTAAAAATTTGAAAGGTAAGTTGCTTTTGATAACGGGAGATATGGATATTAACGTGCACATGGCTCATACGATCCGGTTGGCTAATGCATTGATGCAGGCAAATAAACGCTTTGATTTGATGCTTATTCCCGGGGCAGATCACGGCTTGGGTTCTCCATATTATGTGAATCTTATCCGGTATTATTTTGTTGAAAATCTTTTAGGGCAGAGGCTGGATAATGTCGATATGGATGAGATTGATTGATAATGATTAAACGATCCTTTTTTGACAATTATTTTCAATAAGAAATTATTGGTAATTCAAAGATAACACTTTTTAGCCTAACCTAATTATCAGGTACTTAATTTTTTTGCATCCATAAGACTTTAACATCTTCCTTGAAAATGTAAAAGATCAAAAAAGGATCGTTTAATGACAAAGGAACAAGGTGAGTATATTCGATTTTTGAATGGGGAAGTGCTTGTCTTTAAGCACTTTTTTAAAGAATATTTCTCTAAATTTTTTGCCTTTACTTCTCGTTTTATTGATGATGCGTATGTGCGGGAAGATATAGTACAGGAAACTTTCATTATTGTTTGGTCTCGGCATTTGAAGATGTTTGATTCTGAGGTGTCATTGCAGGCTTTTATTTATCGAACTCTTCGAAACAAGTGTTTAGATTATATTCGTCATGAAAAAATTAAAGAACGTTATTCAAATGAGTTTTCAAGAGAGCTGGAAACTAGTGATTATTTAATGCAGGCAATCATAGATGAAGAGAGTCGTTTTTTAATTCATAAAGCTATCCAATCATTAACACCTCAAGTGCAGGCGGTGATAAAGTTGCATTTAGAGGGTAAGAAGAATAAGGAGATTGCGGAGGAGATGGGGATAAGTGAAACAACGGTGAAATTTCATAAATCAGTTGCTTATAGAGAATTAAATAAGTCTTTGGGTCATTTGTTTTTAATGGTTGCCATGTTGTCGTAGTTTTTTTCTAAAAAATAAAAAATTTCACCTATACTGTTTTTTGTCTCGATCGTTATTGGGGAAACGAGAGTTAGATGAAAGAGATAAGTCAGTATTTATTTATAGCTAAATTAATCTGTAAGGAACGAATTGCCGGGTTGAATGATTCGGAGAAAAAGCGGTTGGATTCATGGAGGAATGAATCTGGGAAGAGGGAACGTGTCTTTTTAGACCTGCAAAGAATTTCCACGGAAGAGTTAGAAAAACGGTATGACAAGGTGGATGTTGATTTGAAATGGGAGAGTTTCAAGAAACGGCAACAACAGAGAAAGAGAAATATAAGGATGGGTGTGGCTGTTGCGGCAAGTATTTGTTTGTTGATAACAAGTGGGTTGTGGTTATGGTTGGGAACTTTAGGAGAGGAGCGTGTTGTACTGGCAGAGCAGGGACGACAAAATAATGTTTGCCTTGTGTTGTCAACCGGAGAAATGGTGGATATTTCGAATGTGGGGCAAGAGGAGGTAAAATTGGATAAGGGAACAAAGCTTTATGAGGGGAACCGTTTGGAATATGTTCGACCTGATTCTTTGCATAAGAAAGAGTTGGAATTTAACCAGTTGATCATTCCGAAAGGAACATTCTACCATTTGGTTCTTTCGGATGGAACAAAAGTGTGGTTGAATGCGGATTCAAAAATAAAATATCCGGTGTCTTTTGGTCAAGATAAAAGGGAGGTCAGTTTGCGTGGGGAAGGCTACTTCGAGGTTGCAAAAGATAGTACACGTCCTTTTATCGTGAGTACAGATAAAATGGATGTGAGGGTTTTGGGGACAACTTTTGACGTGAACACGTACGAGGATGAGGGGAAGAGTTTTGTCGTTTTGGTTGAAGGTCTTGTGGAAGTATCAGCAGGGAAAGGGGAATCCCGGATCATTACCCCGGGATATATGGCAGAGGTGAATATGCATGATGTACAGGCTAAGATTCAAATTTCGAAATGTGATCCGGAGCATTATATTGCTTGGAAGAATGGTAATTTCAGTTTTAGGAATGCTTCGTTGACGGAAATTTTGAAGCGGGTGTCCCGGTATTATGATGTAACCGTTATTCGAGAACAAGTATTTGAGGAAGAGTATTATACGGGAGATGTGTCAAGCGATGTGTCGTTAGAGTCTTTGCTTGCCGTTATTGAATCCTCAACTTCCGTGTCATTTAAAGTAGAACGCAAAATCGTCTATGTACACAAGAAAAGAGATTAGGCTAATTGGTCTTTCCTAATCTCTTTAACGCAAAATGTTATATAGACATAACACACAAATATAGGTAAAAATGATGGTAGAAAAGTTTTTTTTCAGGAAATTCAACAAGTGTTGTGCATTTTTGATGCTACTGTTATTCGCATCGGGCACGCTCTGGGCAGGGCATTCACCGGAAAAGATAACCATGAAGGTGACAAACGAGAAACTGGTTAAAGTGCTGGAAGAGATTAAAAAACAATCCGGGTATAATTTTGTATACAACGAGAAATTCGTGAAGGATCTTGGGGGAATAACGGTTGATGTCAAGGAAGTTTCTTTGGATAGCGTGATGAAGGAAGTGTTGGAGGGAACGGGGTTGCGTTATCGAATTCAAGACCGGATTATTTTATTGGAGAGGGCTCCACAAGAATCATCCGGACAGAAGTTTAAGGTGATTAGAGGAAATGTGAAAGACGAGGAGGGGGCGCCGTTACCCGGTGTCACGGTAATGATTAAAGGAACGACGATGGGGGTCTCAACGGATGCTGCCGGGAATTTTGTATTGGATATGCCGGATGGGTATCAGGTTTTACAGTTCTCTTTTATCGGGATGGAGACTCAAGAAGTTAAGCTAGGTGGTACGGATACTCAAGTGAATGTGGTGTTGAAGATGGCCGTGGGACAGTTGGATGAG from Butyricimonas virosa encodes the following:
- a CDS encoding RNA polymerase sigma-70 factor, with product MTKEQGEYIRFLNGEVLVFKHFFKEYFSKFFAFTSRFIDDAYVREDIVQETFIIVWSRHLKMFDSEVSLQAFIYRTLRNKCLDYIRHEKIKERYSNEFSRELETSDYLMQAIIDEESRFLIHKAIQSLTPQVQAVIKLHLEGKKNKEIAEEMGISETTVKFHKSVAYRELNKSLGHLFLMVAMLS
- a CDS encoding FecR family protein, coding for MKEISQYLFIAKLICKERIAGLNDSEKKRLDSWRNESGKRERVFLDLQRISTEELEKRYDKVDVDLKWESFKKRQQQRKRNIRMGVAVAASICLLITSGLWLWLGTLGEERVVLAEQGRQNNVCLVLSTGEMVDISNVGQEEVKLDKGTKLYEGNRLEYVRPDSLHKKELEFNQLIIPKGTFYHLVLSDGTKVWLNADSKIKYPVSFGQDKREVSLRGEGYFEVAKDSTRPFIVSTDKMDVRVLGTTFDVNTYEDEGKSFVVLVEGLVEVSAGKGESRIITPGYMAEVNMHDVQAKIQISKCDPEHYIAWKNGNFSFRNASLTEILKRVSRYYDVTVIREQVFEEEYYTGDVSSDVSLESLLAVIESSTSVSFKVERKIVYVHKKRD